A genomic segment from Stenotrophomonas maltophilia encodes:
- the yccS gene encoding YccS family putative transporter, translated as MPAHESRLSRLWAHEKASYGLRVFIALASAVAVCWQFDALTALPGVFLGIIASAIAETDDNWWGRTKAVVLSLLCFCVAAASVIWLFPWPWIFIGALALSTFGLTLLGALGERYASIAQATVTLAIYTMIGLEQHGASDLHSALDAVSHLLAGAVWYGLLSILWTALFANRPVRERVARLYVELGRYLQLKAALFEPVREADLQRRQLDLAEQNRRVVGALNEAKTAILARFGRSGRPGVNSGLYLRLYYMAQDFHERASSSHYPYGALVDAFFHSDVLYRCQRLLDLQGQACARLGEAIRLRRPFVYGESNQQAGRDLADALAYLRDQQRPQWQRLLGSLDLLVHNLRSIERRLLDAERSEASLDNVDTRLRDSNPHTLREMGVRIRQQLTPGSVLFRHGLRMALALIAGFAAIRLFNAQNGSWVLLTIVFVCRPNFGATRQRLAQRIVGTLAGLVLTWALLQLFPQLHVQLLIALLSALLFFFTRTDRYLVASAAITVMALTCFNLIGDGFVLIVPRMVDTVLGCAIAAAAAFLILPDWQGRQLHLVLARVLDTAARYLDSVLGQYRSGMRDDLAYRIARRDMHNADAALSTALSNMLREPGHVRRNLDAGFHFLALSNMLLGHLSALGAHRDQVDSYAGDPLALAAGERVRKALQQLASALTARQPVAEDANDADRAVAAELEQIDETMPPKLQLIRTQMALVLRMLPKVRAAANEAVTSLA; from the coding sequence ATGCCCGCCCACGAATCCCGCCTCAGCCGCCTCTGGGCCCACGAAAAGGCCAGCTACGGCCTGCGCGTGTTCATCGCGCTGGCCTCGGCCGTTGCCGTGTGCTGGCAGTTCGATGCGCTGACGGCCCTGCCCGGCGTGTTCCTCGGCATCATCGCCAGCGCCATCGCAGAAACCGACGACAACTGGTGGGGCCGGACCAAGGCGGTGGTGCTTTCGCTGCTGTGCTTCTGCGTCGCTGCGGCCTCGGTGATCTGGCTGTTCCCGTGGCCGTGGATCTTCATTGGCGCGCTGGCACTGTCCACCTTCGGCCTGACCCTGCTTGGCGCGCTCGGCGAGCGCTACGCGTCGATCGCCCAGGCCACGGTGACGCTGGCGATCTACACCATGATCGGCCTGGAACAACACGGTGCCAGCGATCTGCACAGCGCGCTGGACGCGGTCAGCCACCTGCTGGCCGGTGCGGTCTGGTACGGCCTGCTGTCGATCCTGTGGACCGCATTGTTCGCCAACCGGCCGGTGCGCGAGCGCGTGGCGCGTTTGTACGTTGAGCTGGGCCGCTACCTGCAGCTGAAGGCTGCGCTGTTCGAACCGGTGCGCGAAGCCGACCTGCAACGTCGCCAGCTTGACCTGGCCGAACAGAACCGCCGCGTGGTCGGTGCGCTGAACGAAGCCAAGACAGCGATCCTGGCCCGCTTCGGCCGCTCCGGCCGGCCGGGCGTGAACTCCGGCCTGTACCTGCGCCTGTATTACATGGCGCAGGATTTCCACGAGCGTGCCAGTTCCTCGCACTACCCGTACGGTGCGCTGGTGGACGCGTTCTTCCACAGCGACGTGCTGTACCGCTGCCAGCGCCTGCTCGACCTGCAGGGCCAGGCCTGTGCCCGCCTGGGCGAGGCGATCCGGCTGCGTCGTCCGTTCGTATACGGCGAGAGCAACCAGCAGGCCGGGCGTGACCTGGCCGATGCGCTGGCCTACCTGCGCGACCAGCAGCGGCCGCAGTGGCAGCGCCTGCTCGGCTCGCTGGACCTGCTGGTGCACAACCTGCGCAGCATCGAACGCCGCCTGCTGGACGCCGAGCGCTCCGAAGCCAGCCTGGACAACGTCGATACCCGCCTGCGCGACAGCAACCCGCACACCCTGCGCGAGATGGGCGTGCGCATCCGCCAGCAGCTCACGCCCGGCTCGGTGCTGTTCCGCCACGGCCTGCGCATGGCGCTGGCGCTGATCGCCGGCTTTGCAGCGATCCGCCTGTTCAATGCGCAGAACGGCTCCTGGGTACTGCTGACCATCGTGTTCGTGTGCCGGCCCAACTTCGGCGCTACCCGCCAGCGTCTGGCCCAGCGCATCGTCGGCACCCTGGCCGGCCTGGTGCTGACCTGGGCGCTGCTGCAGCTGTTCCCGCAACTGCACGTGCAGCTGCTGATTGCCCTGCTGTCGGCACTGCTGTTCTTCTTCACCCGCACCGACCGCTACCTGGTGGCGTCGGCCGCGATCACCGTGATGGCGCTGACCTGTTTCAACCTGATCGGCGATGGCTTCGTGCTGATCGTGCCGCGCATGGTCGATACGGTGTTGGGTTGCGCGATCGCAGCGGCGGCGGCGTTCCTGATCCTGCCCGATTGGCAGGGCCGCCAGCTGCATCTTGTACTGGCACGCGTGCTGGACACCGCCGCTCGCTACCTGGATTCGGTACTGGGCCAGTATCGCAGCGGCATGCGCGACGACCTGGCCTACCGCATCGCGCGGCGTGACATGCACAACGCCGATGCCGCACTCTCCACCGCGCTGTCGAACATGCTGCGCGAGCCGGGCCACGTGCGCCGCAACCTGGATGCCGGTTTCCATTTCCTGGCACTGTCCAACATGCTGCTCGGCCATCTTTCGGCGCTGGGTGCGCACCGCGACCAGGTGGACAGCTATGCCGGCGATCCGCTGGCATTGGCGGCCGGCGAGCGCGTGCGCAAGGCACTGCAGCAGCTGGCCTCGGCCCTGACCGCGCGGCAACCGGTCGCCGAAGATGCCAATGACGCCGACCGCGCGGTGGCTGCCGAGCTGGAGCAGATCGACGAGACAATGCCGCCGAAGCTGCAGCTGATCCGCACGCAGATGGCGCTGGTACTGCGGATGCTGCCGAAGGTGCGGGCAGCGGCCAATGAGGCGGTGACCAGTCTGGCCTGA
- a CDS encoding SDR family NAD(P)-dependent oxidoreductase: MKIELSGRTALVTASTAGIGLAIAQGLATAGARIVLNGRSTDSVERARRHLLATVPGADVLGVAADLSDAAGVDTLLAGLPKVDILVNNAGIFGPEDFFETDDATWERYWQTNVMSGVRLSRALLPAMVDAGWGRVLFISSESARNIPADMIHYGVSKTAQLSLSRGLAKRVAGSGVTVNAVLPGPTLSDGFAAMFEDERQRSGKPLEQIGREFVMAHRPSSVIQRTATVEEVANMVVYLASPQASATSGAALRVDGGVVDDIV, encoded by the coding sequence ATGAAAATCGAACTCAGCGGCCGCACCGCGCTGGTGACCGCCTCCACCGCCGGCATCGGCCTGGCCATCGCCCAAGGCCTGGCCACCGCAGGCGCACGCATCGTCCTCAATGGCCGCAGCACCGACAGCGTCGAGCGCGCCCGCCGGCACCTGCTCGCCACCGTGCCGGGAGCCGACGTACTCGGCGTCGCCGCCGACCTCTCCGATGCAGCCGGTGTCGATACGCTGCTGGCTGGCCTGCCGAAGGTCGACATCCTGGTCAACAACGCCGGCATCTTCGGCCCAGAGGATTTCTTCGAAACCGATGACGCGACCTGGGAGCGCTACTGGCAGACCAATGTGATGTCCGGCGTACGCCTGTCGCGTGCGCTGCTGCCGGCGATGGTCGACGCTGGCTGGGGCCGCGTGCTGTTCATCTCTTCCGAGTCGGCGCGCAACATCCCTGCCGACATGATCCACTACGGGGTCAGCAAGACCGCGCAGCTGTCGCTGTCGCGCGGCCTGGCCAAGCGCGTGGCCGGCAGCGGCGTCACCGTCAACGCGGTGCTGCCCGGCCCGACCCTCTCCGATGGTTTCGCAGCGATGTTCGAGGATGAACGCCAGCGCAGCGGCAAGCCGCTGGAACAGATCGGCCGCGAGTTCGTAATGGCGCACCGGCCGTCCTCGGTGATCCAGCGCACCGCCACGGTCGAGGAAGTGGCCAACATGGTGGTGTACCTGGCCTCACCGCAGGCCTCCGCCACCTCCGGTGCGGCACTGCGCGTGGATGGCGGCGTGGTCGACGATATCGTCTGA
- a CDS encoding MFS transporter — translation MSGHNQFALLRQRRFLPFFVVQALGAFNDNVYRQAIISMLLFMAVPEEELGLYATLAPAIFILPYFLFSALAGQIADKLEKSRLIVITTTMEIVIMSLAATGFLTQSLPVLLVALFCTGMQSTLFGPVKYSVLPSVLRPEELTGGNGLVEMGTSMSILSGMIVGGLVFTVAGSHGTVVAACAIIALAICGNIAARLIPKVDAGDPTLKINWNPLPESLAVLRMARQQKAVRNSILGVSWFWFVGTVLTSQLPAYAVTNLGGQPTLYIFALALFSVGTGVGSLLCEKLSARTVEIGLVPLGAFGMTAFLLDLYFARSGEATAHGLTIGPFLQQPGSIRIVIDLIGIGLFTGIFVVPLFALIQSRTPKAQMSRVFAALNIQNSGFIVAAALLSLAAHKLLHWTIPQQFLALAIANALVAIYIFTIVPEFLMRFLSWLMVRTLYRLRPHGIEANVPDEGAALLVCNHVSYMDALILSATIPRPVRFVMYYKIFNIPVMRWIFRTAKAIPIAGAREDPALMQRAFDEIDAALAEGELVCIFPEGALTKDGAMAPFKSGVEKILERRPVPVVPMALRGMWSSMWSRRDSRLGRMRVPRRFRATVEVVAAPAVDGHSTSAPVLEAQVRALRGDHA, via the coding sequence ATGTCCGGTCACAACCAGTTTGCCCTGCTGCGCCAGCGCCGCTTCCTGCCGTTCTTCGTGGTCCAGGCGCTCGGTGCGTTCAACGACAACGTGTACCGGCAGGCGATCATCAGCATGTTGCTGTTCATGGCCGTGCCGGAGGAAGAACTGGGGCTGTATGCCACGCTGGCGCCGGCCATCTTCATCCTGCCGTACTTCCTGTTCTCGGCACTGGCCGGGCAGATCGCAGACAAACTGGAAAAATCGCGGCTGATCGTGATCACCACCACCATGGAGATCGTGATCATGTCGCTGGCGGCCACCGGCTTCCTCACCCAGAGCCTGCCGGTGCTGCTGGTCGCGCTGTTCTGTACCGGCATGCAGTCGACCCTGTTCGGCCCGGTGAAGTACTCGGTGCTGCCGTCGGTGCTCAGGCCCGAGGAACTGACCGGCGGCAACGGCCTGGTCGAGATGGGCACTTCGATGTCGATCCTCTCCGGCATGATCGTTGGCGGCCTGGTGTTCACCGTGGCCGGCAGCCACGGTACGGTGGTGGCTGCGTGCGCGATCATCGCCCTGGCGATCTGCGGCAACATCGCCGCCCGCCTGATTCCCAAGGTCGATGCCGGCGATCCCACCCTGAAGATCAACTGGAATCCGTTGCCGGAATCGCTGGCGGTGCTGCGCATGGCGCGCCAGCAGAAGGCCGTGCGCAACTCGATCCTGGGCGTGTCCTGGTTCTGGTTCGTCGGCACCGTGCTGACCTCGCAGCTGCCGGCCTACGCGGTCACCAACCTGGGCGGCCAGCCGACCCTGTACATCTTTGCGCTGGCCCTGTTCTCGGTCGGCACCGGCGTCGGCTCGCTGCTGTGCGAGAAGCTGTCGGCCCGCACGGTGGAAATCGGCCTGGTGCCGCTGGGCGCGTTCGGCATGACCGCGTTCCTGCTCGACCTGTACTTCGCCCGCAGCGGCGAAGCGACGGCGCACGGGCTGACCATCGGGCCGTTCCTGCAGCAGCCCGGCAGCATCCGCATCGTCATCGACCTGATCGGCATCGGCCTGTTCACCGGCATCTTCGTGGTGCCACTGTTCGCGCTGATCCAGAGCCGCACGCCGAAGGCGCAGATGTCGCGCGTGTTCGCCGCACTGAACATCCAGAACTCGGGCTTCATCGTTGCTGCGGCGCTGCTGTCGCTGGCCGCGCACAAGCTGCTGCACTGGACCATTCCGCAGCAGTTCCTGGCGCTGGCCATCGCCAACGCACTGGTGGCGATCTACATCTTCACCATCGTCCCCGAATTCCTGATGCGCTTCCTCAGCTGGCTGATGGTGCGCACCCTGTACCGGCTGCGCCCGCACGGCATCGAGGCCAACGTGCCGGACGAAGGCGCCGCACTGCTGGTCTGCAACCACGTCAGCTACATGGACGCACTGATCCTGTCGGCGACCATCCCGCGCCCGGTGCGCTTCGTCATGTACTACAAGATCTTCAACATCCCGGTGATGCGCTGGATCTTCCGGACGGCCAAGGCGATCCCGATTGCCGGAGCGCGTGAAGACCCGGCGCTGATGCAGCGCGCCTTCGATGAGATCGACGCCGCGCTGGCCGAAGGCGAGCTGGTCTGCATCTTCCCGGAAGGTGCGCTGACCAAGGATGGCGCGATGGCACCGTTCAAGTCCGGGGTCGAGAAGATCCTCGAACGGCGGCCGGTGCCGGTGGTGCCGATGGCACTGCGCGGCATGTGGTCCAGCATGTGGAGCCGGCGCGACAGCCGCCTTGGCCGCATGCGCGTGCCGCGCCGGTTCCGCGCCACCGTCGAGGTCGTGGCGGCGCCGGCCGTCGATGGCCACAGCACCAGCGCCCCGGTGCTGGAGGCCCAGGTGCGGGCCCTGCGCGGTGATCACGCCTGA
- a CDS encoding CD225/dispanin family protein codes for MNQPPPLSRPVYIPNHLVWAILTTLFCCLPLGVVSIVYASQVDGRRAAGDLPGAYSASRKAGWWAVASAVALPVLLLLWFGLFGGLAVLGALSDQ; via the coding sequence TTGAATCAACCACCACCGCTCAGCCGTCCGGTCTACATCCCCAACCATCTGGTCTGGGCGATCCTGACGACGCTGTTCTGCTGCCTGCCGTTGGGCGTGGTGTCGATCGTCTATGCCTCCCAGGTCGATGGCCGCCGCGCGGCCGGCGACCTGCCAGGGGCCTACAGCGCGTCGCGCAAGGCGGGCTGGTGGGCGGTGGCTTCGGCCGTGGCCCTGCCGGTCCTGTTGCTGTTGTGGTTCGGGCTGTTCGGCGGCTTGGCCGTACTGGGCGCTCTTTCCGACCAATGA
- a CDS encoding CD225/dispanin family protein, with translation MNTATPQVPNNLVWAILSTLFCCLPAGIVSIVYAAQVNGKLAAGDIAGAQESSAKAKKWAIWSAIAAVVVGVLYGILIVAVGGMGAMNNGGY, from the coding sequence ATGAACACCGCCACTCCGCAGGTCCCGAACAATCTGGTCTGGGCCATCCTGAGCACCCTGTTCTGCTGCCTGCCGGCCGGCATCGTGTCGATCGTCTACGCCGCCCAGGTCAACGGCAAGCTGGCCGCTGGCGACATCGCCGGTGCCCAGGAATCCTCGGCCAAGGCCAAGAAGTGGGCCATCTGGTCGGCCATCGCCGCCGTCGTGGTCGGCGTGCTGTACGGCATCCTGATCGTCGCTGTCGGCGGCATGGGTGCAATGAACAACGGCGGCTACTGA
- a CDS encoding DUF2752 domain-containing protein: MSVFPARSRLARWTPLLAAAGLAAGAAVVLRNVNPYVAGNPLPSCPLYALTGLYCPGCGSTRCLYSLVHFDLPGAMAMNPLLVISLPFLLLMLLNVAGIRPRVLDPLMRVLANPTFWLWVLPGYALLRNLPWAPFTALAPI; the protein is encoded by the coding sequence ATGTCCGTATTTCCCGCCCGCTCCCGTCTCGCCCGCTGGACACCGCTGCTGGCCGCCGCCGGTCTGGCTGCGGGTGCCGCAGTGGTGCTGCGCAACGTCAATCCGTATGTCGCCGGCAATCCCTTGCCGAGCTGTCCGCTGTACGCGCTGACCGGCCTGTACTGCCCGGGCTGTGGCAGCACCCGCTGCCTGTATTCGCTGGTCCATTTCGACCTGCCCGGCGCGATGGCGATGAACCCGTTGCTGGTCATCAGCCTGCCCTTCCTGTTGCTGATGCTGCTGAACGTCGCCGGCATCCGGCCGCGCGTGCTCGACCCGCTGATGCGGGTACTGGCCAATCCCACGTTCTGGCTCTGGGTGCTGCCCGGGTATGCGCTGCTGCGCAACCTGCCGTGGGCACCGTTCACCGCGCTGGCACCGATCTAG
- the ampE gene encoding regulatory signaling modulator protein AmpE, with protein sequence MFTTLAAVLVALALGHVAPAAAASLRRFDGFRRWLGWLDARGGKAWQGPAGVALALLPPLLLMGLLAWLLRGVLFGLPSLLLGVAVLAWCWGPRDLDRDIEAIIDADDAATRQAAVRNLQAAGGSLREDVPSLVEATVLNALRRWFAVLFWFLLLGPAGALGYRLLALMAESPMRARVPVEPLALAQRLLGWIEWPVAQLMAFSMALVGNFDTAWKAWRQAHGERLAGNIGFLGAVARASVNAELREDAHDYTEAGLLPVWQRLPDLRDAMSLVWRMLLLWLAILALLVIAGWVT encoded by the coding sequence ATGTTCACCACTCTGGCCGCCGTGCTGGTGGCGCTGGCCCTGGGCCACGTTGCCCCGGCCGCTGCCGCCTCGCTGCGCCGTTTCGACGGCTTCCGGCGATGGCTGGGCTGGCTGGACGCGCGTGGCGGCAAGGCCTGGCAGGGACCTGCAGGTGTCGCACTGGCGCTGTTGCCGCCGCTGCTGCTGATGGGCCTGCTGGCCTGGCTGCTGCGCGGGGTGTTGTTTGGCCTGCCGTCGCTGCTGCTGGGCGTGGCGGTGCTGGCCTGGTGCTGGGGGCCGCGCGACCTGGACCGCGATATCGAAGCGATCATCGATGCGGACGACGCCGCGACGCGGCAGGCTGCGGTGCGCAACCTGCAGGCCGCCGGTGGCAGCCTGCGCGAGGACGTGCCGTCGCTGGTCGAGGCGACCGTGCTCAACGCGCTGCGTCGCTGGTTCGCGGTGCTGTTCTGGTTCCTGTTGCTGGGCCCGGCGGGCGCGCTGGGTTACCGGCTGCTGGCATTGATGGCGGAAAGCCCGATGCGTGCACGCGTGCCGGTGGAGCCGCTGGCGCTGGCGCAGCGCCTGTTGGGCTGGATCGAGTGGCCGGTGGCGCAGCTGATGGCGTTTTCGATGGCGCTGGTGGGCAACTTCGATACGGCGTGGAAGGCCTGGCGCCAAGCGCATGGCGAACGTCTGGCGGGCAACATCGGATTCCTGGGCGCGGTGGCGCGGGCCAGCGTCAACGCCGAGCTGCGCGAGGATGCGCACGATTACACCGAGGCGGGGTTGTTGCCGGTGTGGCAGCGGCTGCCGGACCTGCGTGATGCGATGAGCCTGGTGTGGCGGATGCTGCTGCTGTGGCTGGCGATCCTGGCATTGCTGGTGATTGCAGGCTGGGTGACGTAG
- the nudC gene encoding NAD(+) diphosphatase, whose amino-acid sequence MPNTPSPLSGFAFVGEPLERADALREDADALARLWPGARILVLDHDGSAFTGDDDQPLALTGADIGGGPGAAIFLGLRGDQAWFSIEAANVTVSAPRRLDLRQAALLWPMADATAFSYARGMSYWHSRTRFCGVCGGTVAFARGGFVGRCAQCSTEHYPRVDPAVIVAVENQGRLLLGRQSNWAPRRYSVLAGFVEPGETFEQTVVREVHEESKVRVTACQYLGSQPWPFPGALMVGFRAQAQDDLPTVDGELEDARWFSAEEVGAALARDVEDDGQGIRLSPPISISRGLIEHWYRQQRG is encoded by the coding sequence ATGCCCAATACTCCTTCGCCGCTTTCCGGTTTCGCCTTCGTTGGCGAACCGTTGGAGCGCGCCGATGCCCTGCGCGAAGATGCCGATGCACTGGCGCGCCTGTGGCCGGGCGCGCGCATCCTCGTCCTCGATCACGATGGCAGTGCCTTCACCGGTGATGATGACCAGCCGCTGGCGCTGACCGGCGCCGACATCGGCGGTGGCCCGGGTGCCGCGATCTTCCTCGGCCTGCGCGGTGATCAGGCGTGGTTCTCGATCGAAGCTGCCAACGTTACCGTCAGCGCACCACGCCGTCTCGATCTTCGCCAGGCCGCGTTGCTGTGGCCGATGGCCGATGCGACCGCCTTCAGCTATGCCCGCGGCATGTCCTACTGGCACTCGCGCACCCGCTTCTGCGGCGTGTGCGGCGGCACCGTGGCATTTGCGCGCGGTGGCTTCGTCGGCCGCTGCGCGCAGTGTTCCACCGAACACTATCCGCGTGTCGACCCGGCGGTGATCGTCGCCGTGGAAAACCAGGGCCGGCTGCTGCTTGGCCGGCAGTCGAACTGGGCCCCGCGTCGTTACTCGGTGCTGGCCGGCTTCGTCGAACCCGGCGAGACGTTCGAGCAGACCGTGGTGCGCGAAGTCCATGAAGAGAGCAAGGTGCGGGTGACCGCTTGCCAGTACCTGGGTTCGCAACCGTGGCCGTTCCCCGGCGCGCTGATGGTCGGCTTCCGTGCACAGGCGCAGGACGACCTGCCGACCGTGGATGGCGAGCTGGAGGATGCGCGCTGGTTCAGTGCCGAAGAGGTCGGCGCTGCGCTGGCACGTGATGTGGAGGACGATGGCCAGGGCATCCGCCTGTCGCCGCCGATCTCGATCTCGCGGGGCCTGATCGAACACTGGTACCGCCAGCAGCGGGGCTGA
- the erpA gene encoding iron-sulfur cluster insertion protein ErpA, whose amino-acid sequence MSTLVSLPGATPVAAPDYQSLERPLNFTESAAAKVKSLIQEEGNPDLALRVYIEGGGCSGFQYGFEFDENRAEDDLAVQTSGVTLLVDPLSLQYLMGAEVDYTESLTGAQFVIRNPNAKTTCGCGSSFSM is encoded by the coding sequence ATGAGCACGCTAGTCTCCCTGCCCGGCGCCACCCCGGTTGCCGCGCCCGATTACCAATCGCTGGAGCGCCCGCTGAACTTCACCGAGTCGGCGGCCGCCAAGGTCAAATCCCTGATCCAGGAAGAGGGCAACCCCGACCTGGCCCTGCGTGTGTACATCGAGGGAGGTGGCTGTTCGGGCTTCCAGTACGGGTTCGAGTTCGACGAGAACCGTGCCGAGGATGACCTGGCGGTACAGACCAGCGGGGTGACCCTGCTGGTCGACCCGCTGAGCCTGCAGTACCTGATGGGCGCCGAAGTGGATTACACCGAGAGCCTGACCGGTGCCCAGTTCGTGATCCGCAACCCGAACGCGAAGACCACCTGCGGCTGCGGCAGCAGCTTCAGCATGTAG
- a CDS encoding bactofilin family protein, whose product MFGSSKSNREGQLVVDALIGNQVVIRGDVEFSGGLYVEGRIHGKVIAAEGASGATLTVAEHGVIEGEIRAQVVVISGRLDGDVHATEKVELTPSARVNGNVHYQVVEMNAGAQLNGRLIHASAPMAALPAPEGDDANDGKGDTAARRKLAEAMA is encoded by the coding sequence ATGTTCGGAAGCAGCAAATCCAACCGTGAAGGCCAGCTGGTGGTGGATGCCCTGATCGGCAACCAGGTGGTGATCCGCGGTGATGTGGAATTCAGTGGTGGCCTTTATGTGGAAGGCCGCATCCACGGCAAGGTGATTGCCGCCGAAGGCGCCAGTGGCGCGACCCTGACGGTCGCCGAGCATGGCGTGATCGAGGGTGAGATCCGGGCCCAGGTGGTGGTCATCAGCGGCCGTCTGGACGGCGATGTACACGCCACCGAGAAGGTCGAGCTGACCCCCAGCGCACGGGTCAATGGCAACGTCCATTACCAGGTGGTGGAGATGAATGCGGGCGCCCAGCTGAACGGCCGCCTGATCCATGCCAGCGCCCCGATGGCGGCCCTGCCGGCGCCGGAAGGCGACGACGCCAATGATGGCAAGGGCGACACCGCCGCACGCCGCAAGTTGGCCGAGGCGATGGCTTGA
- a CDS encoding DUF6776 family protein, which translates to MTNRPPMRVQVRLPGAPQPPADRRRLLVIGGVWLLSLVLAVLGGCWMATPRDAQGQRLQAAEKRAGTLQAQLTELRQKQATLEASDRISRAANTEVQSSLAERDEEIAGLRADVAFYERLVGSTSQRKGLNTHSIEFSPEAAGTWQYTAVLTQNLNRGAISQGQMRFTVEGVKNGKLATISWDDLHQRSKVPGQDYSFRYFQQITGSVMLPADFTPQRVRVTLGSGTGGTTQVFDWKQAGAPASKGE; encoded by the coding sequence ATGACCAACCGTCCTCCCATGCGCGTGCAGGTCCGCCTGCCCGGCGCGCCGCAACCGCCTGCCGACCGTCGCCGCCTGCTGGTGATCGGCGGCGTCTGGCTGCTCAGCCTGGTGCTGGCGGTGCTTGGCGGCTGCTGGATGGCCACGCCGCGCGATGCCCAGGGCCAGCGCCTGCAGGCCGCCGAGAAGCGTGCCGGGACGCTGCAGGCGCAGCTGACCGAACTGCGCCAGAAGCAGGCCACGCTGGAAGCCTCCGACCGCATCAGCCGCGCTGCCAATACCGAGGTGCAATCCTCGCTGGCCGAGCGCGATGAGGAAATCGCCGGCCTGCGTGCCGACGTCGCCTTCTACGAGCGGCTGGTCGGCTCGACCAGCCAGCGCAAGGGCCTGAACACCCATTCGATCGAGTTCAGCCCTGAAGCGGCCGGCACCTGGCAGTACACCGCCGTGCTGACCCAGAACCTCAACCGCGGTGCCATCAGCCAGGGGCAGATGCGCTTCACCGTGGAAGGCGTGAAGAACGGCAAGCTGGCCACGATCAGCTGGGATGATCTGCACCAGCGCAGCAAGGTGCCGGGACAGGATTACTCGTTCCGGTACTTCCAGCAGATCACCGGCAGCGTGATGCTGCCGGCTGACTTCACCCCGCAACGCGTGCGGGTGACATTGGGGAGTGGTACGGGGGGTACCACCCAGGTATTCGACTGGAAACAGGCCGGCGCGCCGGCCAGCAAAGGGGAGTAG
- a CDS encoding DUF4126 domain-containing protein — protein sequence MTEAHLFVIGILLAWLAGIRVYLTVFGVGLAGLLGWVDLPPALQATESWWVLGTSAALAVAEFFADKIPGVDSVWDLVQTLARVPAGAFLAAATLSPDGQLGTGALAAGAGVALASHGLKAGTRALLNTSPEPASNWVASAAEDTVVIGGLALALAHPWIALIVVLACSLAGALLVWLVWRALWKGVRWLARGASAAPPGHTGTG from the coding sequence ATGACCGAAGCCCACCTGTTCGTGATCGGCATCCTGCTGGCCTGGCTGGCCGGCATCCGCGTCTACCTCACCGTGTTCGGCGTCGGCCTGGCCGGCCTGCTCGGCTGGGTCGACCTGCCGCCCGCCCTGCAGGCCACCGAATCCTGGTGGGTGCTGGGCACGTCGGCGGCGCTGGCCGTCGCCGAGTTTTTCGCCGACAAGATCCCCGGCGTGGACTCGGTCTGGGACCTGGTACAGACGCTCGCGCGTGTACCCGCCGGCGCATTCCTCGCGGCAGCCACGCTGTCGCCGGATGGCCAGCTGGGCACCGGTGCGCTTGCTGCCGGTGCCGGCGTCGCCCTGGCCAGCCATGGCCTGAAGGCCGGTACCCGCGCCCTGCTCAACACCTCGCCGGAGCCGGCCAGCAACTGGGTCGCCTCTGCGGCCGAAGACACCGTGGTGATCGGTGGACTGGCACTGGCGCTGGCTCACCCGTGGATCGCCCTGATCGTGGTGCTGGCCTGCAGCCTGGCGGGCGCACTGCTGGTGTGGCTGGTCTGGCGCGCACTATGGAAGGGCGTGCGCTGGCTGGCGCGCGGTGCATCGGCAGCACCGCCGGGGCACACCGGTACCGGCTGA